The following are from one region of the Jeongeupia sp. USM3 genome:
- the phnC gene encoding phosphonate ABC transporter ATP-binding protein, protein MIRVRELHKQYGGNAVLRGVDFDAAPGEFVVILGQSGAGKSTLLRCLNGLVRADGGELRIDDLDVMGCRDLRLLRRHVAMIFQHHCVVPRLSVLKNVLTGRLGSLPTLSSVLQLFRGEDVALAMDCLDRVGLAHKARQRTDSLSGGQMQRVGIARALAQRPKVILADEPVASLDPHTARMVLQYLRDACRELGITVLCNLHQVEYAREFGDRVVGLAAGRVMFDCWPEELTEADLHRLYTGNEQSIDLAANEPALPSPVLERSA, encoded by the coding sequence CTTCGACGCCGCACCGGGCGAGTTCGTCGTCATCCTCGGCCAGTCCGGCGCCGGCAAGTCGACGCTGCTGCGTTGCCTGAACGGGCTGGTCCGGGCGGATGGCGGCGAGTTGCGGATCGACGATCTGGACGTGATGGGTTGCCGCGACCTGCGCCTGCTGCGCCGCCACGTGGCGATGATCTTCCAGCATCACTGCGTGGTACCGCGGCTGTCGGTGCTGAAAAACGTGCTCACCGGCCGGCTCGGTTCGCTGCCGACGCTGAGTTCGGTGCTGCAGCTGTTCCGCGGCGAGGACGTGGCGCTGGCGATGGACTGCCTCGACCGCGTCGGGCTGGCGCACAAGGCCCGGCAGCGTACCGATTCGCTCTCGGGCGGGCAGATGCAGCGTGTCGGCATCGCCCGGGCACTGGCGCAGCGGCCCAAGGTCATCCTGGCCGACGAGCCCGTCGCCAGCCTCGATCCGCATACGGCCCGCATGGTGCTGCAGTACCTGCGCGATGCCTGCCGCGAGCTGGGCATTACCGTGCTGTGCAATCTGCATCAGGTCGAATACGCCCGCGAATTCGGCGACCGTGTCGTCGGTCTTGCCGCCGGCCGGGTGATGTTCGACTGCTGGCCGGAAGAGCTGACCGAAGCCGACCTGCACCGGCTGTATACCGGCAACGAGCAGTCGATCGACCTGGCGGCCAACGAGCCGGCACTGCCGTCGCCGGTTCTGGAACGGAGCGCCTGA